From a single Aestuariibius sp. HNIBRBA575 genomic region:
- a CDS encoding RNA polymerase sigma factor, which produces MASGGDIQSSNAAAGTPDPRDDGALLLAYAAGDLSAARILTARLAPRALAQATRLLKNSTAAEDVVQEAMIRLWKIAPDWRLNEAQVSTWLYRVIANLCTDQLRKRRGVGLDDIAEPTDPTPSAPEQIQRKTRFAALKTALGQLPDRQAQAVSLRHLEGLGNPEIAEIMDISPRAVESLTARGKRALAGLLAGRKAELGFEDD; this is translated from the coding sequence ATGGCTTCTGGCGGTGATATACAATCTTCAAACGCTGCGGCCGGCACCCCGGATCCGCGCGATGATGGTGCGCTGTTACTGGCCTATGCGGCTGGCGATTTGTCGGCGGCACGGATTTTGACGGCGCGTTTGGCACCCCGTGCATTGGCACAGGCGACGCGGCTGCTCAAAAATTCAACCGCCGCCGAAGATGTGGTGCAAGAGGCCATGATCAGGTTGTGGAAAATCGCCCCTGATTGGCGTCTCAATGAGGCACAAGTGTCGACTTGGCTGTACCGGGTGATTGCAAATCTGTGCACGGATCAATTGCGCAAACGCCGTGGGGTTGGGCTGGATGATATCGCGGAACCCACGGATCCGACGCCATCAGCGCCTGAACAAATCCAGCGTAAAACCCGGTTTGCCGCGTTAAAAACCGCGCTGGGACAATTGCCCGACCGTCAGGCCCAAGCGGTTTCATTGCGTCATTTAGAGGGGCTCGGTAACCCTGAAATTGCCGAAATTATGGACATTTCACCGCGCGCAGTCGAAAGTTTGACCGCACGGGGGAAACGCGCCCTGGCCGGATTACTGGCCGGACGCAAAGCAGAACTGGGGTTCGAAGATGATTGA
- a CDS encoding periplasmic heavy metal sensor: MTSENMQSNTTNPKKSISRATRILLVVSLALNLLVGGVIVGAVLSGKAGGPPRFDLNLGPYVRALAPEQRRQIGEALRGRDDLRPLGPRERRINKTAFIAALNADPFDATVIEDQLSDQRNRTTRLVDAGQAALVDIIRNMTAEERSAFADRLDRAFRDIQRDNRHHSPADRSDSRSQSGG, translated from the coding sequence ATGACGTCTGAAAACATGCAGTCAAACACGACTAACCCCAAAAAATCGATCAGCCGCGCCACACGTATTTTGCTGGTTGTATCACTGGCACTGAACCTGTTGGTGGGCGGGGTGATTGTTGGCGCGGTCCTGTCTGGCAAAGCGGGCGGTCCGCCCCGGTTTGACCTGAACCTCGGCCCATATGTGCGTGCCTTAGCGCCTGAACAGCGTCGTCAGATCGGAGAAGCGCTGCGGGGGCGGGATGATTTGCGCCCCTTGGGGCCGCGGGAACGCCGGATCAACAAAACCGCATTCATCGCAGCGCTGAATGCGGATCCATTTGATGCAACCGTGATCGAGGATCAATTGTCAGATCAACGTAATCGAACCACCCGGTTGGTCGATGCGGGGCAGGCGGCTTTGGTCGATATTATTCGCAATATGACCGCAGAAGAACGCAGCGCATTTGCCGATCGTTTGGACCGGGCGTTTCGGGATATTCAGCGCGATAATCGGCACCACAGCCCAGCGGATCGCAGCGATTCCAGATCACAATCAGGCGGCTGA
- a CDS encoding EF-hand domain-containing protein: MKTQILIAALIAGLGVTAAEARPGGMGGMGDQNRPTFEELDTDANGTLSQEELQAPMLERFSAADTDGDGALSAEEMLAAAQSQNQSRIERRIERMVSRMDANEDGVLQMDEMGQSERRGSGFARMDANEDGVISAEEFESAKEGRHGRHDGGRHDGGRHGEGRDRG; the protein is encoded by the coding sequence ATGAAAACTCAGATTTTGATCGCTGCCCTGATTGCAGGTCTTGGTGTGACAGCGGCCGAAGCCCGTCCCGGTGGCATGGGCGGAATGGGTGACCAAAACCGCCCAACATTTGAAGAGTTGGACACAGATGCAAACGGCACCCTGAGCCAAGAAGAGCTGCAAGCCCCTATGTTGGAGCGGTTCTCCGCTGCGGATACAGATGGGGATGGCGCATTGAGCGCAGAAGAAATGTTGGCCGCCGCGCAATCCCAGAACCAGTCCCGCATAGAGCGACGCATTGAACGTATGGTCAGCCGGATGGATGCCAACGAAGATGGCGTGCTGCAGATGGATGAAATGGGACAAAGCGAACGCAGAGGGTCAGGTTTCGCACGTATGGATGCGAACGAAGACGGTGTAATCAGCGCCGAAGAATTTGAATCCGCCAAAGAGGGCCGCCATGGCCGTCACGATGGTGGGCGTCACGATGGCGGGCGTCATGGTGAAGGCCGCGATCGCGGCTAA
- a CDS encoding NUDIX domain-containing protein, with amino-acid sequence MTTKTGPVVDKTAIRNAATILLLRDRATAPKVLMGQRGAKAAFMPNKYVFPGGAVDAGDAQIPLARSLPDLCQARLNEESDLSAETLAVAAIRELWEETGQILGQPTDETTHWSDAPQDWAGFAAAGYRPDAAPLQFVFRAVTPTGRPRRFDARFFLADADDLATDPDDFEGAEDELSHLHWVLLSEARALDLPFITQVVLAEIAARAHDHTPPKSVPFFRNDDEAHLISRLDGISPLAK; translated from the coding sequence ATGACGACAAAAACTGGGCCCGTGGTGGATAAAACAGCGATCCGGAATGCGGCAACGATCCTATTGTTGCGCGACCGTGCCACCGCCCCCAAGGTTTTAATGGGACAACGAGGCGCCAAAGCCGCCTTTATGCCCAACAAATATGTGTTTCCCGGCGGGGCGGTCGATGCGGGGGATGCACAGATCCCGCTGGCGCGATCCCTGCCCGATCTTTGTCAGGCACGTCTGAACGAAGAAAGCGATCTATCCGCAGAAACACTGGCCGTGGCTGCCATTCGCGAATTGTGGGAAGAGACCGGTCAAATTCTGGGGCAGCCTACGGATGAGACGACACATTGGTCGGATGCGCCGCAGGATTGGGCCGGATTTGCCGCCGCCGGCTATCGCCCCGATGCAGCCCCCCTGCAATTTGTGTTTCGTGCGGTCACCCCCACGGGGCGCCCCCGCCGGTTTGATGCGCGGTTCTTTTTGGCGGATGCAGACGATCTGGCCACGGACCCTGATGATTTTGAAGGGGCCGAAGATGAGCTAAGCCATCTTCACTGGGTGCTGTTGTCAGAGGCCCGCGCGTTGGATTTGCCGTTTATCACGCAGGTGGTTTTGGCGGAAATTGCCGCGCGTGCCCATGACCACACGCCTCCAAAATCCGTGCCCTTTTTTCGCAATGACGACGAGGCGCATCTCATTTCGCGTTTGGATGGGATCAGTCCGTTGGCGAAATAA
- a CDS encoding DUF983 domain-containing protein — MTSQDTNNDVQAGVVVDDRPMKPAMWRGFRRRCPNCGQGAMFDGYLKVADECTVCRQELHHQRADDGPAYLTILVVGHLLAVLIHVVWNNFRPDPMVMATIFTIGCVGLSLYLLPRLKGVVVAIQWSRRMHGFGDKS; from the coding sequence ATGACAAGCCAAGACACAAATAACGATGTGCAGGCTGGTGTGGTTGTTGACGATCGCCCTATGAAACCTGCAATGTGGCGCGGATTTCGCCGTCGTTGTCCAAATTGCGGACAAGGCGCGATGTTTGACGGCTACCTAAAGGTTGCCGATGAATGCACTGTGTGCCGCCAAGAGTTGCACCATCAGCGGGCAGATGACGGTCCAGCCTATCTGACCATTCTGGTGGTAGGCCACCTGTTGGCGGTTTTGATCCATGTGGTTTGGAACAATTTTCGTCCCGATCCGATGGTGATGGCCACAATCTTTACTATTGGGTGTGTGGGGCTGTCTTTGTACCTGTTGCCACGGCTCAAAGGGGTGGTTGTCGCGATCCAATGGTCGCGTCGGATGCATGGATTTGGCGACAAATCATGA
- a CDS encoding EamA family transporter — protein MDIWIPVTLLAAFAQTLRFMLQKHLKSTQLSTGGATFARFIYSAPLVAILVFGYASFSDQTMPQIPGGFWPYAIAGGISQILATMCVVALFSHRNFAVGITFKKTEVLLSVLVSIVVLGEGVSTLGLVAILIGLVGVLLLSDPPNATGPWRHRIFNRASGLGLTSGVFFGISGVGYRGASLSLETGDVFLRALTTLACVTAFQTLILGAYLIWRERGEVIRVLRAWRVAALVGITSMAGSICWFTAFTLQKVGYVNAVGQVELLLSLMATVLFFKEKVSMRELAGVGFLTLSILALIVFA, from the coding sequence ATGGATATCTGGATTCCCGTCACTCTGTTGGCCGCTTTTGCGCAAACCCTGCGGTTTATGTTGCAAAAACATTTGAAATCAACCCAGCTGAGCACGGGGGGCGCGACCTTTGCCCGGTTCATCTATTCAGCGCCGTTGGTTGCTATTTTGGTGTTTGGCTATGCGTCGTTTAGCGACCAAACCATGCCTCAGATCCCCGGCGGATTTTGGCCCTATGCCATTGCTGGGGGCATCAGCCAGATTTTGGCGACGATGTGCGTTGTCGCTTTGTTTTCGCATCGTAATTTTGCCGTTGGGATCACCTTCAAAAAGACCGAAGTGCTGCTGTCTGTTCTGGTGAGCATTGTGGTTCTAGGCGAAGGGGTCAGCACGCTGGGATTGGTGGCCATTCTGATCGGGCTGGTCGGGGTGCTGTTGCTGTCAGACCCGCCCAATGCGACCGGTCCATGGCGACATCGCATATTCAACCGGGCCAGCGGTTTGGGCCTGACATCTGGCGTGTTTTTTGGCATTTCCGGGGTAGGATATCGCGGTGCATCGCTGTCATTGGAAACGGGGGATGTGTTTTTGCGCGCCTTGACCACGTTGGCCTGTGTCACGGCGTTTCAGACCTTGATTTTGGGTGCCTACCTGATTTGGCGCGAACGCGGAGAGGTGATCCGCGTGCTCAGGGCATGGCGGGTGGCCGCGCTGGTTGGGATCACGTCCATGGCCGGATCGATCTGCTGGTTCACGGCGTTCACGTTGCAAAAAGTGGGCTATGTAAATGCCGTGGGACAGGTCGAGTTGCTGCTTTCGTTGATGGCTACCGTGCTGTTTTTCAAAGAAAAAGTGTCGATGCGTGAATTGGCAGGCGTCGGATTCCTGACATTGTCCATTCTGGCATTGATCGTGTTTGCCTAA